A genomic stretch from Flavobacterium sp. KS-LB2 includes:
- a CDS encoding ABC transporter ATP-binding protein — protein MIQVNNLSKTYNGTTVLKIDSLEIKRGESFGLVGNNGAGKTTFFSLLLDLIQPSTGNIINNEIQVNTSESWKPFTASFLDESFLISYLTPEEYFYFIGDLRGQNKADVDALLATHEEFFNGEILKNKKYLRDLSKGNQKKVGIIATLIGNPEVIILDEPFANLDPTTQFRLKKIIKDLADNPEITVLVSSHDLQHTVEVSDRIVAMHKGEVVKDIQTSPETLKELELFFAV, from the coding sequence ATGATACAAGTAAACAACCTTTCAAAAACATACAACGGAACAACCGTATTAAAAATAGATTCTTTAGAAATAAAAAGAGGCGAAAGCTTTGGTTTAGTGGGGAATAACGGCGCAGGAAAAACCACTTTTTTCAGCCTTTTATTGGATTTAATCCAGCCTTCAACAGGAAATATTATCAACAATGAGATACAAGTAAACACTAGCGAAAGTTGGAAACCCTTTACTGCATCTTTTCTAGATGAAAGCTTCTTAATTAGCTACTTAACACCCGAAGAATATTTTTATTTCATTGGCGATTTACGCGGGCAAAATAAAGCGGATGTTGATGCTTTATTAGCCACACACGAAGAGTTTTTCAACGGTGAAATCCTGAAAAATAAAAAATATTTACGCGATTTATCCAAAGGAAACCAGAAAAAAGTAGGTATCATTGCTACTTTAATCGGGAATCCGGAAGTGATTATTCTAGACGAACCATTTGCTAATTTAGACCCAACCACCCAATTCCGACTAAAAAAAATCATCAAAGATTTAGCCGATAATCCAGAGATTACTGTTTTGGTTTCAAGCCACGATTTGCAGCACACTGTTGAGGTTAGCGACAGGATTGTTGCCATGCACAAAGGTGAAGTGGTAAAGGATATTCAAACTTCACCAGAAACGTTAAAAGAATTAGAATTGTTTTTTGCCGTTTAA
- the porW gene encoding type IX secretion system periplasmic lipoprotein PorW/SprE, whose translation MKVNRFKQLFFFLFFGFLVACSTKKDTFMARNSHALSTKYNILYNGQVGLDKGVKEIKSNTDDDFWKRLPIEKMQIVEDLTSTTKPKNTNFELAEAKATKAIQKHSMNIGGKEKNFQIDEAYLMLGKSRYYDQRFVPALDAFNYILYKYPNSSKIYEAKIWREKTNMRLGNDALVIKNINKLLEDHQVKKQVFADANALLSESFLNLEEKDSAVAKLKLAIKSTKINQERARYRFVLGQLYQQLGYKDSALSSYQSVIDMNRKADRKFVLQAHAKKAELFDYQNGDFNSFTKTFDKLAKDRENRPYKDLIFHHMAVFYDQKNDQKKALDFYNLSLRTDSKDSYLVASNYRNLGNMYFRNAEYPAAAKYYDSTLVKLNDKTREHNKIQKIRNNLDEVILYEALAKRNDSILNVVSLNESDKIAYFEKYIVKLKEDDEIKRVLEEKRKEKQENIERNSSISSIDPASSQEPGKPAKKSALMPPAIPTISSQQTGSIFYFYNPTTVAFGKIEFKKTWGDRTPNGNWRMASTAVNPISGDSLNNSQETTEDAAKTDKIVEQYTTDFYLKQLPITQTEIDSIGKERNFAYYQLGIIYKEKFKENDLAIAKLEQLLNNNPEEKLVLPSMYNLYKLYQITDASKAEAMKKRLSAQYPDSRYAQIMNNTSSNVASVNETPENTYTKWYKLYEQEQFVTVLENIDALINQFSGDEIVSKFELLKANTIGKLKGVTAYKNALLGVADNYPNSEEGKKAQEILISQIPFLEKMELNTTDSNNWKILYRVGARDDKNTKAIEDKIKMFIAAETLQKLYYSYDIYTEKENFITIHGIKSEVYAKDIAFVLKDNTKYKLIDPAIVISGENYKVIQIKKNMDIYLAPKNQ comes from the coding sequence TTGAAAGTCAATAGATTTAAACAATTATTTTTCTTCTTATTTTTCGGTTTTTTAGTAGCTTGTTCTACTAAGAAGGACACTTTTATGGCTAGAAATTCCCATGCCTTAAGCACAAAATATAATATTTTATATAACGGTCAAGTAGGATTAGACAAAGGAGTTAAGGAGATAAAATCCAACACTGATGATGATTTCTGGAAACGTCTCCCAATAGAGAAAATGCAAATCGTAGAAGATCTCACTTCTACAACAAAACCTAAAAACACAAATTTTGAATTGGCCGAAGCCAAAGCAACCAAAGCCATTCAAAAACACTCTATGAACATTGGCGGTAAAGAAAAAAACTTTCAAATAGACGAGGCATATCTGATGCTTGGTAAATCCCGTTATTACGACCAGCGATTTGTTCCCGCACTAGATGCATTCAACTATATTCTATATAAATATCCCAATAGTAGCAAAATTTACGAGGCGAAAATTTGGCGCGAAAAAACAAATATGCGTTTAGGGAACGATGCTTTGGTGATAAAAAACATCAATAAATTATTAGAAGATCATCAAGTTAAAAAACAAGTTTTTGCCGATGCAAATGCCCTTTTATCAGAGTCTTTTTTAAATTTAGAAGAAAAAGACAGTGCCGTTGCTAAACTAAAATTAGCCATAAAATCCACAAAAATCAATCAAGAAAGAGCTCGCTATCGTTTTGTTTTAGGACAATTGTATCAACAATTAGGATATAAGGACAGTGCGCTGAGTTCCTACCAATCCGTAATTGACATGAACCGAAAAGCAGATAGGAAATTTGTTCTTCAGGCGCATGCGAAAAAAGCAGAATTGTTCGATTATCAAAACGGTGACTTCAATTCCTTTACAAAAACATTCGATAAACTGGCAAAAGACAGAGAAAATAGACCGTATAAAGATTTAATTTTTCATCATATGGCGGTGTTTTACGATCAGAAAAACGATCAGAAGAAAGCCTTAGATTTTTACAATCTATCTTTAAGAACGGATTCAAAAGACTCTTATTTAGTAGCTTCAAATTACCGAAATTTAGGAAATATGTATTTTAGAAATGCGGAATATCCTGCTGCTGCAAAATATTATGACAGTACATTGGTAAAACTCAATGACAAAACGAGAGAGCATAATAAAATTCAAAAAATCAGAAACAATCTGGACGAAGTTATTTTGTATGAGGCTCTTGCCAAAAGAAATGACAGCATTCTTAATGTGGTTTCATTGAATGAAAGTGATAAAATAGCTTATTTTGAAAAGTATATTGTCAAATTAAAAGAAGATGATGAAATCAAGAGAGTTTTAGAGGAGAAACGAAAAGAAAAACAAGAAAATATAGAAAGAAACAGTTCCATCAGTTCTATAGATCCGGCTTCTAGTCAGGAACCGGGTAAACCGGCAAAAAAATCAGCATTAATGCCACCAGCAATACCTACTATTTCTTCACAACAAACCGGGAGTATTTTCTACTTTTATAATCCCACAACCGTAGCTTTTGGAAAAATAGAATTCAAAAAAACTTGGGGCGACAGAACCCCGAATGGAAATTGGAGAATGGCATCCACTGCCGTAAATCCAATTTCAGGAGATTCTTTGAATAATAGTCAAGAAACTACTGAGGATGCAGCAAAAACAGATAAAATTGTGGAGCAATACACCACAGATTTTTATTTGAAACAACTTCCAATAACACAAACGGAGATAGACAGCATAGGGAAGGAACGTAATTTTGCGTATTACCAATTGGGAATTATTTATAAAGAAAAATTCAAAGAAAATGATTTGGCCATCGCTAAACTGGAACAATTATTAAACAATAATCCAGAGGAAAAATTAGTGCTTCCATCGATGTATAATTTGTATAAATTGTATCAAATCACCGATGCTAGTAAAGCAGAGGCGATGAAAAAAAGACTATCGGCTCAATATCCGGATTCTCGTTATGCGCAAATTATGAACAACACAAGTTCTAATGTAGCTTCAGTAAATGAAACGCCTGAAAACACCTATACAAAGTGGTACAAATTATACGAACAAGAGCAATTTGTTACAGTTTTAGAAAATATAGACGCTTTGATTAATCAGTTTTCTGGGGATGAAATTGTATCAAAATTCGAATTGCTTAAAGCAAATACCATTGGAAAACTGAAAGGAGTTACGGCTTACAAAAATGCATTGCTAGGCGTAGCAGATAATTATCCGAACAGCGAAGAAGGGAAAAAAGCCCAAGAAATATTGATAAGTCAAATCCCGTTTTTAGAGAAAATGGAATTGAATACAACAGACTCCAATAATTGGAAAATTCTATATCGAGTAGGGGCAAGAGACGATAAAAACACAAAAGCAATAGAGGATAAAATCAAAATGTTTATAGCTGCTGAAACCCTTCAGAAACTATATTATTCCTATGATATTTATACTGAAAAAGAAAATTTTATCACGATTCACGGCATAAAATCAGAAGTTTATGCAAAGGATATTGCGTTTGTGTTGAAAGATAACACCAAATATAAACTAATTGATCCTGCTATTGTTATCTCTGGTGAAAACTACAAAGTGATTCAAATTAAGAAAAATATGGACATTTATTTAGCGCCAAAAAACCAATAA
- a CDS encoding bactofilin family protein, with product MFDKKQKSYTDLLGKTNRIVEGTTIKGDIISQADFRLDGNLIGNFQSGGKIVIGPAGSVTGDIICKNADIEGKFDGKIQVTEVLNVKSKASIHGEVTTGKLSVEPGADFSASCTMKTIIKNSTHNDGQQSQKKSE from the coding sequence ATGTTTGATAAAAAACAAAAATCCTATACCGATCTTTTGGGTAAAACCAATAGAATTGTTGAAGGAACTACTATAAAAGGTGATATTATTTCACAAGCTGATTTTAGACTAGACGGAAATTTAATCGGTAATTTTCAGTCTGGAGGGAAAATTGTCATTGGCCCCGCTGGAAGCGTTACCGGAGATATTATTTGCAAGAATGCAGATATTGAAGGTAAATTTGACGGAAAAATTCAAGTAACCGAAGTTTTGAATGTAAAATCTAAGGCCAGCATTCATGGAGAAGTAACCACAGGAAAATTATCTGTGGAGCCAGGAGCTGATTTTAGCGCTTCTTGCACAATGAAAACCATTATAAAAAACAGTACTCATAACGATGGACAACAATCCCAAAAAAAGAGCGAATAA
- a CDS encoding AtpZ/AtpI family protein — translation MDNNPKKRANKWLALINIPIQMGAIIFLFSYLGDWLDENHPHPKVYYSKILVMLGVVLALYNVIRQVNEINKTQ, via the coding sequence ATGGACAACAATCCCAAAAAAAGAGCGAATAAATGGCTTGCGCTTATTAACATTCCGATTCAAATGGGGGCCATCATCTTTTTGTTTTCCTATCTGGGAGATTGGTTAGACGAAAATCATCCACATCCAAAGGTATATTACAGTAAGATTTTAGTGATGCTGGGAGTTGTACTGGCTTTGTACAATGTGATACGACAAGTAAACGAAATCAATAAAACGCAATAA
- the atpB gene encoding F0F1 ATP synthase subunit A — translation MVISNKPLRFILATLVACLPLISFANPEQDTVKVKTEVAHEAAEGAHAEPTDVKSKIKAFINHHLLDAHDFTFSANEETGAHYGFSLPIILWDNGLQVFSSSKFHHGEEVAEHNGNFYVLHHEKIYKTDASGTLTEEHGHPTNATPLDLSITKSVIGILGIAILMFVLFTSLAKSYAKNGGIASGAGRFFEPLVLYVRDEIAIPNIGEKGYKKYMSYLLTIFFFIFFLNILGLTPLGFNVTGNIAITASLALLTYLITTFTANKNYWGHIFWMPGVPTPMKFILAPIELLGTIIKPFSLMIRLYANILAGHVVLMSIIGLMFIFKSWIGSTLSFGLAFALSILEILVAFLQAYIFTMLSALYFGAGNEEHHHDEAHH, via the coding sequence ATGGTGATTTCAAACAAACCACTTAGATTTATATTAGCGACTTTAGTAGCGTGTCTTCCTTTAATTAGTTTTGCAAATCCAGAACAGGATACTGTAAAAGTAAAAACAGAAGTTGCCCATGAGGCGGCCGAAGGAGCTCATGCTGAACCAACAGATGTAAAATCTAAAATTAAGGCATTTATTAATCATCACCTTTTAGATGCGCATGATTTTACCTTTTCTGCAAATGAAGAGACTGGCGCGCATTACGGTTTTTCATTGCCAATTATTCTTTGGGATAATGGTTTACAAGTATTTTCTTCTTCAAAATTTCATCATGGTGAAGAAGTTGCCGAACACAATGGTAACTTTTATGTATTGCACCACGAGAAAATATACAAAACAGACGCTTCTGGAACTTTAACAGAAGAGCACGGTCACCCTACAAACGCAACGCCACTAGATTTATCTATTACAAAAAGTGTAATTGGTATTTTGGGAATAGCAATCTTAATGTTTGTATTGTTTACAAGTTTAGCAAAATCGTATGCTAAAAATGGAGGTATCGCTTCTGGAGCTGGACGTTTCTTCGAGCCACTTGTACTTTATGTAAGAGATGAAATTGCCATTCCAAACATTGGAGAAAAAGGGTATAAAAAATACATGAGTTATTTATTGACTATATTTTTCTTTATTTTCTTTTTAAACATATTGGGATTAACTCCACTAGGATTTAACGTAACAGGGAATATTGCTATTACAGCATCATTAGCTTTGTTAACGTATTTAATTACAACTTTTACGGCTAATAAAAATTACTGGGGACACATTTTCTGGATGCCAGGTGTGCCAACTCCAATGAAATTTATTTTGGCTCCAATTGAATTATTAGGGACAATCATCAAACCATTTTCATTAATGATACGTTTGTACGCTAACATTTTAGCCGGACACGTTGTTTTGATGAGCATCATAGGTTTAATGTTTATTTTTAAAAGCTGGATTGGAAGTACTTTGTCATTCGGATTGGCATTTGCACTTTCTATTCTTGAAATATTAGTTGCTTTTTTACAAGCGTATATTTTCACAATGTTATCTGCACTTTATTTTGGAGCAGGAAACGAAGAGCATCATCACGACGAAGCTCACCATTAA
- the atpE gene encoding ATP synthase F0 subunit C, translating into MEIPTIVGAGLIVIGAGLGIGRIGGSAMDAIARQPEASGKIQTAMLIAAALIEGIGFAALFAS; encoded by the coding sequence ATGGAAATTCCAACTATTGTAGGAGCAGGATTGATTGTTATCGGAGCAGGTTTAGGTATTGGTAGAATTGGTGGTTCAGCAATGGACGCTATTGCTCGTCAGCCAGAAGCTTCTGGAAAAATCCAAACAGCTATGCTTATTGCAGCTGCACTTATTGAAGGTATTGGTTTCGCTGCGTTATTCGCATCTTAA